A section of the Pediococcus inopinatus genome encodes:
- the ptsP gene encoding phosphoenolpyruvate--protein phosphotransferase: MTKELKGIAASDGVAIAKAYMLVDPDLSFDKKTIDDPDAEIKRLSAALDASKSELELIKSKASENLGEDEAEVFEAHITILSDPELIGNIEDKIKNDSVNAEQALKDVTDGFIETFEAMTDNQYMQERAGDIRDVTKRVMSHLLGVELPNPALINSEVVIVAHDLTPSDTAQLDRKYVKGFITDIGGRTSHSAIMSRTLEIPAVVGSEKATTEIKSGENVVIDGIHGIAIVEPDADQVSKYELMQKGFLAQKAEWDKLRDEKTLSKDGVHFDLAANIGTPDDIKGVVDNGAEAVGLFRSEFLYMDASELPSEDDQFKAYKAVVEGMKGKQVVVRTMDIGGDKQLPYLPLPEEMNPFLGYRAIRISLDRTDLFRTQLRALLRASAYGKLAIMFPMIATVAEFKKAKAIFEDEKQKMVKAGTKIGDEIQVGMMMEIPAAAIIADKLAKYVDFFSIGTNDLIQYSFAADRGNEKVSYLYQPYNPSLLRLIKRTIDASHAEGKWTGMCGEMAGDQTAVPILMGLGLDEFSMSATSVLKTRSLMKRLDTKEMKKLADKAVTEAETNDDVIKLVNDAVK, translated from the coding sequence ATGACAAAAGAATTGAAGGGAATTGCTGCCAGTGATGGTGTTGCAATTGCGAAAGCATACATGCTTGTCGACCCTGATCTGTCATTTGATAAGAAAACAATTGATGATCCAGATGCTGAAATCAAACGACTTAGTGCCGCTTTGGACGCATCTAAATCAGAATTAGAGTTAATTAAAAGTAAGGCTTCCGAGAATCTTGGAGAGGATGAAGCCGAGGTTTTTGAAGCACATATTACGATTCTCTCCGATCCTGAATTAATTGGGAATATTGAAGATAAGATCAAGAACGATTCTGTAAATGCAGAACAAGCATTAAAAGATGTAACAGATGGTTTTATTGAAACATTTGAAGCTATGACTGATAACCAATACATGCAAGAACGTGCCGGAGATATCCGTGACGTCACAAAACGTGTAATGAGTCATTTATTAGGTGTTGAATTGCCAAATCCAGCCCTGATTAACTCTGAAGTGGTTATTGTAGCGCACGATTTGACTCCAAGTGATACTGCACAATTGGATCGCAAGTATGTCAAAGGCTTTATTACTGATATTGGTGGAAGAACTTCACATTCAGCAATTATGTCTCGAACACTTGAGATTCCTGCAGTTGTTGGTAGTGAAAAAGCTACAACAGAAATTAAATCCGGAGAAAATGTCGTTATTGACGGAATTCACGGTATCGCAATTGTTGAACCTGATGCTGACCAAGTTTCTAAGTATGAACTTATGCAAAAAGGATTCTTGGCACAAAAAGCTGAATGGGACAAACTTCGTGACGAAAAGACTTTGTCAAAAGATGGCGTTCACTTTGATTTAGCAGCTAATATTGGTACTCCAGATGATATTAAGGGAGTTGTCGATAATGGTGCTGAAGCAGTCGGCTTGTTCCGTTCTGAATTCTTATACATGGATGCCAGTGAGCTTCCAAGTGAAGATGATCAGTTTAAGGCATACAAAGCCGTTGTTGAAGGCATGAAGGGCAAACAAGTTGTTGTTCGGACAATGGATATTGGTGGAGACAAGCAGTTACCATACTTGCCACTTCCAGAAGAAATGAACCCATTCTTGGGCTACCGAGCAATTCGGATCAGTCTTGATCGTACGGACTTGTTCCGTACCCAGTTACGCGCATTATTGCGGGCTTCTGCATACGGAAAGCTTGCTATCATGTTCCCAATGATCGCAACCGTTGCTGAATTTAAGAAAGCTAAAGCTATCTTTGAAGATGAAAAACAAAAGATGGTTAAAGCTGGTACTAAGATCGGTGATGAAATCCAAGTTGGTATGATGATGGAAATCCCAGCTGCTGCAATTATTGCAGATAAGTTAGCTAAGTATGTTGACTTCTTCAGTATTGGTACCAACGATTTGATTCAGTATTCATTTGCTGCTGATCGTGGTAACGAAAAAGTTTCATACCTATATCAACCATATAATCCATCATTGTTACGTTTAATCAAACGTACAATTGATGCTTCTCATGCAGAAGGTAAATGGACTGGTATGTGTGGTGAAATGGCTGGAGATCAAACAGCTGTTCCAATTTTAATGGGTCTTGGTTTGGATGAATTCTCAATGAGTGCAACTTCAGTTTTGAAGACTCGTTCATTGATGAAACGCTTAGACACCAAAGAAATGAAGAAGTTAGCCGATAAAGCAGTTACTGAAGCAGAAACTAACGACGATGTTATCAAACTCGTTAATGATGCAGTTAAATAA
- a CDS encoding glycosyltransferase family 4 protein — protein sequence MNIGIFTDTYYPQVSGVATSIKTLREQLEKQGHQVYIFTTTDPKVDKNVYERNIFRFTSVPFVSFTDRRIAVSGLFKAYQVAKELNLDIVHTQTEFSLGWIGKFVAKNLNIPCVHTYHTMYEDYLHYVANGHLLRPYHVKQAMRAFCYHLMGVVAPSERVIRTLNGYGVKSPIRIIPTGVNVNHYAQHEDVDWRAKYGFTKNTKILLSLSRLAYEKNIQEVIKTYPKILEVVPDSLLLIVGDGPARETLEQQAQDAGVADHVKFMGEIDNDIVYRFYQMADLFVSASESESQGLTYIEAMAAGLKIVVKTGPYTDSLLDDPSLGVTFETEEQFVHFAENYLNHPASFEDPEPRERKLYEISADHFGKQVVEFYKDSLVLYADREESSDFSD from the coding sequence GTGAATATCGGAATTTTTACGGACACGTATTACCCGCAGGTAAGCGGAGTTGCAACGTCGATTAAGACTTTGCGTGAGCAACTCGAAAAGCAAGGCCATCAAGTGTATATTTTTACTACTACGGATCCTAAAGTTGATAAGAATGTATATGAAAGAAATATTTTCCGTTTTACAAGTGTTCCCTTTGTTTCTTTCACTGACCGCAGAATTGCTGTAAGTGGGTTATTTAAAGCCTATCAGGTAGCAAAAGAATTGAATTTAGATATTGTGCATACGCAAACCGAGTTCTCTTTAGGCTGGATTGGTAAATTTGTTGCGAAGAATTTGAATATTCCTTGTGTGCATACGTATCATACGATGTACGAGGATTATTTGCATTACGTGGCGAATGGTCATTTGTTGCGGCCATATCACGTTAAACAAGCAATGCGGGCCTTCTGTTATCATCTGATGGGGGTGGTTGCGCCAAGTGAGCGAGTGATTAGAACACTTAATGGTTATGGCGTAAAATCACCGATTCGGATTATTCCAACAGGCGTGAACGTTAACCATTACGCTCAGCATGAGGATGTTGATTGGCGGGCAAAATATGGTTTCACTAAAAACACCAAAATTCTGCTTTCTTTAAGTCGTTTAGCATATGAAAAAAATATTCAAGAAGTTATTAAAACTTATCCGAAGATATTAGAGGTTGTGCCAGATAGCTTGTTATTAATCGTTGGAGATGGCCCCGCTCGTGAAACGCTTGAACAACAAGCACAGGACGCGGGAGTTGCAGATCATGTTAAATTCATGGGCGAGATTGATAACGATATTGTCTATCGTTTCTATCAAATGGCAGATTTATTTGTTTCGGCATCTGAGTCTGAATCACAAGGATTGACTTATATAGAGGCAATGGCGGCCGGACTTAAAATAGTTGTAAAAACTGGTCCATATACTGATAGTTTGCTGGATGATCCCTCACTGGGGGTTACGTTTGAAACAGAAGAGCAATTTGTTCATTTTGCTGAAAATTATTTGAACCATCCTGCAAGTTTTGAAGATCCAGAACCTCGGGAAAGAAAGCTGTATGAAATTTCTGCGGACCATTTTGGTAAGCAGGTTGTTGAGTTTTACAAAGATTCGTTAGTTTTGTATGCGGATCGGGAGGAAAGTTCGGATTTTTCAGATTAA
- a CDS encoding glycosyltransferase family 4 protein translates to MFSSATKVKGQGVGSAYEELISLLKTHFPEDFQVQINKFSRSEISHYHTIDPQFYLSTFMPGRGRKIGYVHFLPETIDGSLKIPQPFRGIFYKYIIAFYKRMDHIVVVNPTFIPKLTAYGIPEEKISYIPNFVHKSEFYEMDQDKKLALRKQMNLDKDKFVILGIGQVQERKGVKDFIKLAGQNPQIQFIWAGGFSFGRMTDGYAELKKVVDNPPANLKFTGIIDRSELVNYYNVANLFLLPSYNELFPMSVLEAFSCGTPVLLRDLDLYQAIIKDYYASAKDVGEMQTQISYLTTHPEALQNLHEKANQASEQYSEDHLANIWHGFYLQQAREG, encoded by the coding sequence ATGTTTTCTTCGGCAACTAAAGTAAAAGGCCAAGGGGTTGGTAGTGCCTATGAAGAACTGATTTCTCTACTAAAGACGCATTTTCCAGAAGATTTTCAAGTGCAGATTAATAAGTTTAGTCGGTCTGAAATAAGTCACTATCATACGATTGATCCACAGTTTTATTTATCAACTTTTATGCCAGGAAGAGGTCGAAAAATTGGTTACGTCCATTTTTTGCCTGAAACTATTGATGGCAGTCTAAAAATTCCTCAACCATTTCGAGGGATCTTTTATAAATATATTATTGCGTTTTATAAACGGATGGATCATATTGTTGTGGTCAATCCGACTTTTATTCCTAAATTAACAGCTTATGGAATTCCTGAAGAAAAAATTAGTTATATTCCAAATTTTGTCCATAAAAGTGAATTCTATGAGATGGACCAAGATAAAAAACTGGCATTGCGTAAACAAATGAACCTTGATAAGGATAAATTTGTAATTTTAGGGATTGGTCAAGTTCAAGAGCGTAAAGGCGTCAAAGACTTTATTAAGCTTGCCGGGCAAAATCCACAAATCCAATTTATTTGGGCAGGGGGCTTTTCGTTTGGAAGAATGACTGATGGATATGCAGAACTCAAGAAGGTTGTGGACAATCCACCGGCTAATCTTAAATTTACAGGGATTATTGACCGCAGTGAATTGGTTAATTACTATAACGTGGCAAATCTATTTTTGCTCCCTTCCTATAATGAACTATTTCCAATGTCTGTATTGGAAGCTTTTAGTTGTGGCACGCCAGTACTATTGCGGGACCTTGATCTATATCAGGCCATTATCAAAGACTACTATGCTTCTGCAAAGGATGTAGGGGAAATGCAAACCCAAATTAGTTATCTGACGACGCATCCAGAAGCACTACAAAACTTACACGAAAAAGCTAACCAAGCTTCTGAACAATATTCAGAAGATCATTTAGCAAACATTTGGCATGGCTTTTATTTGCAGCAGGCAAGAGAGGGCTAA
- a CDS encoding lysylphosphatidylglycerol synthase transmembrane domain-containing protein, translating into MSRRNKVVLGIMLALGIAIFGFSLRNVNLHNLGHDILHIHWQWLIVAVICMLLYFGIEAIITRMFVTSNGDHFSFRDAIRIPLIEQLFNGITPFSSGGQPAQLIALMQSGVEAGRASSVLLMKFVVFQAMIVINFMFSLLIGFQYLTEKMSYLSLFVVFGFVIHFTVIIGLLLIMYWHGFTKKLISWILIPIGWFVKAERYDRWKQALDEKVDTFYKESVRIKTQWKLLIKVFVMTFFQLLFYYLVPYYIMLSLGYTGINIIMVTSLHVLIVMVISIFPIPGGSGGAEYSFDVLFSSFIHSNSKLVLAMLLWRLLTYYFGIFAGMFALVTKPDRIDRKIKRNKERFLK; encoded by the coding sequence ATGTCAAGAAGAAATAAGGTTGTTCTAGGTATAATGCTTGCGCTCGGAATTGCCATTTTTGGATTTTCGCTGCGTAATGTGAATCTACATAATCTAGGCCATGATATTTTACACATTCATTGGCAATGGCTAATTGTTGCTGTGATATGTATGTTACTGTATTTTGGGATTGAGGCCATCATTACTAGGATGTTTGTGACTAGCAATGGAGACCATTTCTCGTTTAGGGATGCAATCAGGATTCCATTGATTGAACAACTTTTTAACGGAATAACGCCATTTTCTTCAGGTGGACAGCCGGCACAATTGATAGCTTTAATGCAAAGTGGTGTTGAGGCAGGCAGAGCAAGTTCCGTACTATTAATGAAATTTGTTGTTTTCCAAGCGATGATTGTGATTAATTTCATGTTTAGTTTGTTGATCGGTTTTCAATATCTGACCGAAAAAATGAGCTATCTTTCTTTGTTTGTTGTTTTTGGATTTGTCATTCATTTTACAGTTATTATTGGCTTGCTACTGATCATGTATTGGCACGGCTTTACGAAAAAGTTGATTAGTTGGATTTTAATTCCAATTGGTTGGTTTGTTAAAGCAGAGCGCTATGATCGATGGAAACAAGCGTTGGATGAGAAAGTAGATACCTTTTACAAAGAGAGTGTGCGAATAAAAACACAATGGAAACTTTTGATTAAAGTTTTTGTCATGACTTTCTTTCAGTTATTATTTTATTACCTTGTGCCATACTATATTATGCTGTCCTTGGGATATACTGGTATAAACATTATTATGGTAACCTCATTACATGTTTTAATCGTTATGGTCATTTCGATTTTTCCAATTCCGGGAGGATCAGGTGGTGCAGAGTATAGTTTTGATGTGTTATTCTCCAGTTTTATTCACAGTAACAGCAAATTAGTATTGGCCATGTTACTTTGGCGATTGTTAACATATTATTTCGGAATATTTGCCGGAATGTTCGCTTTAGTTACAAAACCTGATAGAATAGATCGGAAAATTAAAAGAAATAAAGAGCGATTTTTAAAGTGA
- the metK gene encoding methionine adenosyltransferase yields MQERHLFTSESVSEGHPDKIADQISDAILDAMLEQDPEARVACETTVTTGLVVVVGEISTTAYVDIQKTVRNTIKEIGYKDGQYGFDGDNCAVMIAIDEQSPDIAQGVDDSLETREGDEDPLDKIGAGDQGLMFGFAIDETPELMPLPIMLSHHLMQKTAQVRKSGELRYLRPDAKAEVTVEYDDNEKPVRVDTVVLSTQHDPNVLLETIREDVIEHIIKPVIPAELLDDNTKYFINPTGRFVIGGPQGDAGLTGRKIIVDTYGGFARHGGGAFSGKDATKVDRSASYAARYIAKNIVAAGLAHKVEVQIAYAIGVAQPVSISVDTFGTGTVSEEKLAAAIRKVFDLRPAGIIKMLDLQRPIYKKTAAYGHFGRTDVDLPWEHTDKVDALKELLK; encoded by the coding sequence ATGCAAGAGAGACATTTATTTACATCGGAATCAGTTTCAGAGGGTCATCCAGATAAAATTGCTGATCAAATCAGTGACGCTATTTTGGATGCCATGTTGGAACAAGATCCAGAAGCTCGAGTAGCCTGTGAAACGACCGTGACAACAGGATTAGTTGTTGTCGTTGGTGAAATTAGTACAACGGCTTATGTTGATATTCAAAAGACAGTTCGAAATACCATTAAAGAAATTGGTTATAAAGATGGTCAATACGGATTTGATGGAGACAACTGTGCCGTGATGATTGCTATCGATGAACAATCACCTGATATTGCTCAGGGGGTTGACGATTCTTTAGAAACTCGTGAAGGTGACGAGGATCCATTAGACAAGATTGGTGCTGGTGATCAGGGATTAATGTTTGGCTTTGCCATTGATGAAACACCTGAATTAATGCCATTACCAATTATGCTTAGTCATCATTTGATGCAAAAGACGGCTCAGGTTCGTAAATCTGGTGAATTACGTTACTTGCGTCCAGATGCTAAGGCTGAAGTGACTGTGGAGTATGATGACAACGAAAAACCAGTTCGGGTTGATACCGTTGTTTTGAGTACTCAGCATGATCCAAACGTATTGCTTGAAACAATTCGTGAAGATGTCATTGAACATATTATCAAACCAGTGATTCCTGCTGAGTTACTTGATGATAATACTAAGTATTTCATTAATCCAACTGGCCGCTTTGTTATTGGTGGACCACAAGGAGATGCCGGATTAACTGGTCGTAAGATTATTGTTGATACTTACGGTGGTTTTGCTCGTCATGGTGGCGGTGCTTTCTCCGGAAAAGACGCAACTAAAGTTGACCGTTCAGCTAGTTATGCGGCTCGTTACATTGCGAAAAACATTGTAGCTGCCGGACTGGCACACAAAGTTGAAGTTCAGATAGCTTATGCCATTGGTGTGGCTCAACCAGTATCAATTTCTGTAGATACTTTTGGAACAGGAACTGTTTCAGAGGAAAAGCTTGCTGCCGCAATTCGAAAAGTTTTCGATTTACGACCAGCAGGAATTATTAAAATGTTAGACTTGCAGCGACCAATTTACAAAAAGACCGCTGCTTATGGACATTTTGGTCGAACAGACGTTGATTTACCTTGGGAGCATACCGATAAGGTCGATGCTTTAAAAGAATTATTGAAGTAA
- a CDS encoding MDR family MFS transporter, which translates to MTTKKTNVTLVTIAIFVATFLTAVEGTIVSTAMPTIVGDLHGVNLMNWIVSIYLLTNAVATPIYGKLADLFGRKRIFIIGIMIFIIGSVLSGTANSMPTLIGWRALQGIGAGCIMPVSNTIIADIYPFEKRARVMGFNGAAWGIAAIIAPLLGGFIVDKLTWHWVFFINVPIGLLTVLLIALYLHEKPHTAVGKIDYLGSLWLTLTLLSLMYGFQILGEANFAWTSVIVCFVITLVALYLFINREKRASDPIISLKLFKNRTFVTQNLATMLVSGFLIGFEVYLPTWTQGILGLPASLAGFAVTPSSVMWIFGSFLAGKFILKLTPKQTLMISLVFLLIGSAWLALLPQTTPFWLFFVIATVLGTGFGITITSTTVTSQRLVAAKDMGVATSFNTLARTLGQTLMMSIFGIIMNGTMNKGVAHNSDLNIGMMNKLINPQTASSLPAKLIPELRTILYQALHNIYLAGVILIVLAILINSLDYRHSKTTN; encoded by the coding sequence ATGACAACAAAAAAAACAAATGTTACTTTAGTCACCATTGCAATTTTTGTGGCCACATTTTTAACTGCCGTTGAAGGTACAATTGTATCAACGGCGATGCCTACAATTGTTGGCGATTTACATGGCGTTAACTTAATGAACTGGATTGTATCCATTTATTTATTAACGAATGCGGTAGCAACGCCCATTTATGGGAAGTTGGCTGATCTTTTTGGGCGAAAACGAATTTTTATTATTGGAATTATGATTTTTATTATTGGATCGGTTTTAAGCGGAACTGCTAATTCGATGCCTACTTTGATTGGGTGGCGAGCCTTACAAGGGATTGGAGCCGGCTGTATTATGCCTGTTTCAAATACGATTATCGCTGACATTTATCCCTTCGAGAAACGAGCACGTGTGATGGGATTCAATGGGGCTGCTTGGGGAATTGCGGCAATTATCGCGCCATTATTGGGTGGTTTTATTGTTGATAAACTGACTTGGCACTGGGTATTTTTCATTAATGTGCCAATCGGACTTTTGACAGTGTTATTGATCGCTTTGTATTTACACGAGAAACCACATACGGCTGTCGGCAAAATTGATTATTTAGGAAGTCTTTGGCTGACATTGACGTTATTGAGTCTAATGTATGGTTTTCAGATCCTTGGTGAAGCCAACTTTGCTTGGACGTCCGTGATAGTTTGCTTTGTCATTACCTTGGTAGCACTCTACTTATTTATCAATCGTGAAAAACGGGCATCAGATCCGATTATTTCGTTAAAATTATTTAAGAACCGTACTTTTGTCACCCAAAATTTGGCAACGATGCTTGTTTCTGGCTTTCTGATCGGTTTTGAAGTTTATTTGCCGACTTGGACGCAAGGAATTCTTGGCTTACCAGCTTCTTTGGCAGGGTTCGCGGTAACACCAAGTTCGGTAATGTGGATTTTTGGTTCGTTTTTAGCAGGGAAGTTTATTCTTAAACTAACACCAAAACAGACCTTGATGATTAGTTTGGTTTTCTTACTGATTGGTAGTGCCTGGCTGGCGTTACTTCCACAAACAACCCCATTTTGGTTGTTCTTTGTGATTGCCACCGTATTAGGAACAGGGTTTGGAATTACCATTACATCGACTACGGTGACTTCACAACGGTTGGTTGCCGCAAAAGATATGGGAGTGGCAACTTCATTTAATACTTTGGCAAGAACGCTTGGTCAAACGCTGATGATGTCCATTTTTGGAATTATTATGAATGGGACTATGAATAAAGGGGTTGCCCATAATTCAGATCTTAATATTGGCATGATGAATAAGTTAATTAATCCGCAGACGGCTTCATCATTACCAGCCAAACTGATTCCAGAATTACGGACGATTTTGTATCAAGCCTTGCACAATATTTATTTAGCAGGTGTGATCTTAATTGTACTGGCCATTTTAATTAATAGTTTGGATTATCGGCATTCAAAAACAACTAACTAA
- a CDS encoding tRNA (mnm(5)s(2)U34)-methyltransferase, with protein MNLESALRYSHTLLDQVVVPGDTVIDATVGNGNDTVYLAASVGKSGHVYGFDVQSSGLEKTKTQLLLTGLLPQTTLIKDGHEHINNHTPEDTEISAAIFNLGYLPGSDKSVVTHGKTTIAAINQCLSMLSVGGLVVVVSYYGHPGGREELESLQDFLKNLPQKDFQVLTYQFINQQNDPPILFAIQKR; from the coding sequence ATGAATTTAGAATCAGCATTACGTTATAGTCACACTTTGTTAGATCAAGTGGTTGTCCCAGGAGATACTGTGATTGATGCCACCGTCGGAAATGGAAACGATACTGTTTATTTAGCCGCCAGTGTAGGAAAATCTGGCCATGTCTATGGATTTGATGTTCAATCAAGCGGATTAGAGAAAACGAAAACCCAACTCTTATTAACTGGATTGTTACCCCAAACGACTTTGATCAAGGATGGCCATGAACACATTAACAACCATACCCCAGAAGATACGGAAATTTCAGCAGCTATTTTTAACCTCGGCTATCTCCCAGGAAGCGATAAATCAGTGGTAACCCATGGCAAAACGACCATTGCGGCTATCAATCAATGTTTATCAATGCTAAGTGTCGGTGGTTTAGTCGTTGTCGTCAGTTACTATGGTCATCCAGGTGGGCGTGAAGAACTTGAATCCCTACAAGATTTCCTAAAAAATTTACCTCAAAAAGACTTTCAAGTGTTAACCTATCAGTTCATTAATCAACAAAATGATCCGCCAATTTTATTTGCCATTCAAAAACGCTAA
- a CDS encoding phosphatase PAP2 family protein, which yields MSSTKQHHLWLIFGLITAILFIGLMTSVYLQTNLVKQFDQIIASFIQTNRTANKTSFFLFLTTLGNPLPHIGFILVLVAWLLYKKHSRLLSFTALALLLATSGNQAIKLIIKRPRPLHKLISIGGYSFPSGHSTGITVLLGTIIIIAAVLVKKSWQRWLIYLIAFIFIILIGISRIYLNVHYPSDVLGGFLLGTTIVLLTAYLVLPSKKELVQK from the coding sequence ATGTCATCCACTAAACAACATCATTTATGGCTCATTTTTGGTTTAATCACTGCTATTCTTTTTATTGGTCTGATGACCTCAGTTTACTTACAAACTAATTTGGTTAAACAATTTGATCAAATTATCGCCAGCTTTATTCAAACAAATCGCACAGCAAACAAAACTAGTTTTTTTCTATTCTTAACAACTCTAGGTAATCCATTACCGCACATTGGTTTTATTTTAGTCTTGGTTGCTTGGCTACTTTACAAAAAACATTCTAGATTACTGAGCTTTACCGCACTTGCTCTTTTACTCGCAACTTCTGGAAATCAAGCCATCAAACTAATTATTAAAAGACCTCGTCCCCTTCATAAACTGATTTCCATTGGGGGTTATAGTTTTCCAAGTGGCCATTCTACTGGTATTACAGTTCTTTTAGGAACTATCATTATCATTGCAGCTGTGCTGGTTAAAAAAAGTTGGCAGCGCTGGCTCATTTATCTAATTGCCTTTATTTTTATTATCCTAATTGGAATTTCACGTATTTACTTAAACGTCCACTACCCTAGTGACGTACTTGGTGGCTTTCTTTTGGGGACCACCATTGTCTTATTGACTGCCTATTTAGTTTTGCCAAGTAAAAAGGAGCTTGTTCAAAAATGA